In the Leptospira sp. WS4.C2 genome, one interval contains:
- a CDS encoding ABC transporter ATP-binding protein codes for MNEVVLFDSVSFVRNDKKILDNINFSLNQGDSLAIIGRNGAGKTTLINLLFGYSWPTIGSISAFGETYGETPMAPLQNRIGMVQPGHQESLLQRLTTFEMVLTGVIGTLGLYKEPTEIQQQTAESLLHSIGLGHKIDQTYSTLSSGEKMKVLLLRAFGVGKEILVLDEPTATLDITARTDFGKSLSQLKANNPHLTRILITHRIEEIPEDFSKVLLMKEGKVLSFGDKKKVVTDKNLSDLYDLDLQVNEQKGQYSVTVLS; via the coding sequence ATGAATGAAGTGGTTCTTTTTGATTCTGTTTCTTTTGTTAGAAACGACAAAAAGATATTAGATAACATAAATTTTTCCTTAAACCAAGGAGATTCTCTTGCCATCATTGGCCGCAATGGTGCCGGAAAAACAACTCTCATCAACCTGCTCTTCGGATATTCTTGGCCCACAATAGGTTCCATCTCGGCATTCGGTGAAACATATGGCGAAACACCGATGGCACCCTTACAAAATCGAATTGGAATGGTGCAACCAGGCCACCAAGAATCCTTATTACAAAGGCTCACTACGTTTGAAATGGTTCTGACCGGTGTGATTGGAACCCTAGGCCTTTACAAAGAACCAACAGAAATACAGCAACAAACCGCAGAATCTTTGTTACATTCCATAGGCCTTGGTCATAAAATCGACCAAACCTATTCTACACTCTCTTCTGGAGAAAAAATGAAGGTTTTGCTTTTACGGGCTTTTGGTGTGGGAAAAGAAATCCTAGTTTTAGATGAACCCACTGCCACCTTAGACATCACAGCAAGAACTGATTTTGGAAAATCATTATCACAATTAAAAGCAAATAATCCTCATCTAACAAGAATTCTAATCACTCATAGGATTGAAGAAATTCCAGAAGACTTTTCAAAAGTACTATTAATGAAAGAGGGAAAAGTTCTTAGCTTTGGAGACAAAAAGAAAGTAGTAACAGACAAAAACTTATCAGATCTCTACGATTTAGACCTTCAAGTAAACGAACAAAAAGGACAGTATTCCGTTACTGTCCTTTCCTAA
- a CDS encoding arsenate reductase ArsC: protein MSHKKNILILCTGNSCRSQIAEGWMRFFAKDKANVYSAGIETHGVNPKAIATMKDAGIDISHHTSNHINEYKDIQFDFLITVCDHAKENCPYFPTDAKRFHQNFTDPSKKIGSEEEIKNAFEQTREEIRNYCENFVNKEL, encoded by the coding sequence GTGAGTCATAAAAAAAATATTTTAATCCTGTGCACCGGGAATAGTTGTAGGAGCCAAATCGCCGAAGGTTGGATGCGATTCTTTGCAAAAGACAAAGCAAATGTGTATAGTGCAGGAATCGAAACCCATGGAGTGAATCCAAAGGCTATAGCGACTATGAAAGACGCGGGAATTGATATTTCCCATCACACCTCGAATCATATAAACGAATACAAGGACATCCAGTTTGATTTTCTGATTACAGTCTGTGACCATGCAAAAGAAAACTGTCCGTATTTCCCGACTGATGCAAAACGTTTCCACCAGAACTTTACTGACCCTTCTAAAAAAATAGGATCGGAAGAAGAAATTAAAAACGCCTTCGAACAAACAAGAGAAGAGATCAGAAATTACTGCGAAAATTTTGTGAACAAAGAATTATAG
- a CDS encoding NAD-dependent epimerase/dehydratase family protein, protein MTKTILITGGSGVLGKRLLFDLIEDYKIIAIGKNYATFPDSIRFHKNFKFYERDLASIHKIEEFLIPESIDLILHLAAVVSGVKVTEEIYHQVNVNSTKLLVEFAKTKNVPHFGFVSSVSVYGSKEIDLNIDSKRSGTTIYAKTKALAEDYVLNSGKAYSLFRMASIYGKGTKSFISKLRSLTKRGVYPFISSNRKKSLLHIDDATKALVTWTKQTLNGKPPKPVYVFSHPEFVTVTQVIKTFQELGIARNFLIPIPVGGIWAKFVELAFRLFSFFRRKPFHGSPLQPLLESVAIYDLQSFENLGIFPERDLRKGLIDYQ, encoded by the coding sequence ATGACAAAAACAATACTCATCACTGGAGGCAGTGGTGTTCTTGGCAAAAGATTATTGTTCGATTTAATCGAAGACTACAAAATCATAGCCATTGGGAAAAACTATGCAACTTTTCCCGATTCCATTCGGTTCCATAAAAATTTTAAGTTTTACGAAAGAGATCTCGCCTCCATTCACAAAATCGAAGAATTTTTGATTCCTGAATCTATCGATTTAATCCTTCACCTAGCGGCTGTTGTTTCTGGAGTGAAAGTCACCGAAGAGATCTACCACCAAGTCAATGTTAATTCCACAAAATTACTTGTAGAATTTGCAAAAACCAAGAATGTTCCCCACTTTGGATTTGTGAGTTCTGTTTCTGTTTATGGATCCAAAGAAATTGATTTGAACATAGATAGCAAAAGATCCGGAACCACCATTTATGCCAAAACAAAAGCATTGGCAGAAGATTATGTGCTAAATTCAGGTAAAGCCTATTCTTTATTTCGAATGGCGAGTATCTATGGCAAAGGGACAAAAAGTTTTATATCCAAACTACGTTCCCTCACCAAACGAGGGGTTTATCCGTTCATTTCGTCCAACCGCAAAAAATCCCTCCTCCATATTGATGATGCCACAAAAGCCTTAGTCACTTGGACTAAACAAACGTTAAATGGAAAACCACCAAAACCGGTGTATGTATTTTCTCACCCCGAATTTGTGACTGTAACCCAAGTGATAAAAACGTTTCAGGAACTCGGGATCGCAAGAAATTTCCTCATCCCCATTCCCGTGGGTGGAATTTGGGCCAAATTTGTGGAATTGGCTTTCCGCCTTTTCTCTTTTTTCAGAAGAAAACCCTTCCACGGTTCCCCTCTCCAACCTTTGTTAGAATCGGTAGCCATTTATGATTTGCAATCCTTTGAAAATTTAGGAATTTTTCCAGAACGAGATTTACGAAAAGGTCTCATTGACTATCAATAA
- a CDS encoding DUF445 domain-containing protein produces the protein MIPFTYGFVGWITNWLALKMTFYPIQFVGIPPYLGWQGIIPRKAHKMASKSVDVITERLLNIREVFLKVDPKKAEVVFLPALETSIRYTMREFSDSLDPKLWDMIPELVREEIYHKVKRESGVTIRKVIRKLQRDIDSLFDVKALVLKKLSGNNVGLVVELFKEVGAPEFRFIERSGFYFGFLLGLVQMIFMIYFPVLWTLPIQGVIVGYLTNYLALEMIFRPLLPRKFLGIFTYQGLFLKRQSEVSRLYAKLVSEKILTPKNILSELIFGKASNDIIAIIRKEVIQHVDTITFLAKPALYASGKIDEFEAAKERIAVAMADNAVEKIFHLEEYLGEALEIEKMMGDRMSALPPKEFESILRSAFQEDELLLILVGAALGAMVGWFQMVFIV, from the coding sequence ATGATTCCTTTTACCTATGGTTTTGTGGGCTGGATCACCAACTGGCTTGCCCTAAAGATGACTTTTTATCCGATCCAGTTTGTGGGAATCCCACCCTATTTGGGTTGGCAAGGGATCATTCCAAGAAAGGCCCATAAGATGGCCAGTAAGTCCGTTGATGTCATTACGGAACGCCTCCTCAACATCAGAGAAGTATTTTTAAAAGTAGATCCTAAAAAAGCAGAGGTGGTTTTTTTACCAGCACTCGAAACTAGCATCCGCTATACGATGAGAGAGTTTTCCGATAGTTTGGATCCCAAACTTTGGGATATGATTCCCGAATTGGTCCGTGAAGAAATATACCATAAGGTCAAAAGGGAAAGTGGTGTCACCATTCGAAAGGTGATTCGAAAACTCCAAAGAGATATTGATTCTTTATTCGATGTAAAGGCCTTAGTATTAAAAAAACTTTCCGGAAATAATGTAGGCCTTGTGGTAGAACTTTTTAAAGAAGTGGGGGCCCCTGAGTTTCGATTCATTGAACGGTCTGGATTTTATTTTGGTTTTTTACTCGGCCTTGTCCAAATGATTTTTATGATTTATTTTCCCGTGTTATGGACTCTTCCCATCCAAGGTGTGATTGTCGGGTATCTCACCAATTATCTCGCGTTAGAAATGATCTTTCGCCCCCTACTTCCCAGAAAGTTTTTAGGAATTTTTACTTACCAAGGTTTGTTTTTGAAAAGACAATCCGAAGTATCGAGACTCTATGCAAAGTTGGTAAGTGAAAAAATTTTAACACCAAAGAACATTCTTTCGGAACTTATTTTCGGCAAGGCATCGAATGACATCATTGCTATCATTCGAAAAGAAGTGATCCAACATGTGGATACAATTACCTTTCTAGCAAAACCAGCACTTTATGCATCAGGAAAAATAGACGAGTTTGAAGCTGCCAAAGAAAGGATTGCGGTAGCAATGGCCGACAATGCCGTGGAAAAAATATTTCACTTAGAAGAGTATTTAGGAGAGGCCTTAGAGATAGAAAAGATGATGGGGGACAGAATGTCCGCCCTTCCTCCTAAAGAATTTGAATCAATCTTACGGTCTGCGTTTCAAGAAGATGAATTGTTATTAATTTTAGTTGGTGCCGCGCTCGGTGCTATGGTGGGCTGGTTTCAAATGGTATTTATTGTATGA
- a CDS encoding ArsR/SmtB family transcription factor — translation MAQNKKSEFPENIQRIASFTKLLAHPARLAILEVLASRQTCVCGEIVEILPLAQSTVSQHLKELKEGGLVKGEVEGTSSCYCIHWENFSKAYSEFAEHIEFIQKFKNNKTENCCES, via the coding sequence ATGGCTCAAAATAAAAAATCGGAATTCCCGGAAAATATCCAAAGGATTGCCTCCTTTACCAAACTACTCGCCCATCCGGCAAGGCTTGCCATTTTAGAAGTATTGGCGAGCCGACAAACATGCGTTTGCGGAGAGATTGTAGAGATTCTTCCTCTTGCTCAATCTACAGTTTCTCAACATTTAAAAGAACTAAAAGAAGGCGGACTAGTCAAGGGTGAAGTGGAAGGAACATCTTCTTGTTATTGTATTCATTGGGAAAATTTTTCCAAGGCCTATAGCGAATTTGCAGAACATATTGAATTCATTCAGAAATTTAAAAATAACAAAACGGAGAACTGTTGTGAGTCATAA
- a CDS encoding DUF6428 family protein: protein MKTLTWNDFKTNLGLYPELHLKFEYGKNQTIFPNYHITEFKLANIQSVDCGGKSDSWSEIILQVLEPKVEKDTESMTLAKVNSILKKVTTSMNIPEEATLRIEFGNEDTAMRQYFVSEMKPIENSLLIQLKDGKTECKASASCGLPKDVVSFPKLEKTSSACCSPKATIEDTNEPAGCC from the coding sequence ATGAAAACACTAACATGGAATGACTTTAAAACCAATTTGGGTTTATATCCAGAACTTCATTTAAAATTTGAATATGGCAAAAACCAAACCATATTTCCCAATTACCATATCACCGAATTCAAATTAGCAAATATCCAATCTGTAGATTGTGGTGGAAAATCAGATTCTTGGTCTGAAATCATTTTACAAGTGTTAGAACCAAAAGTAGAAAAAGATACCGAGTCTATGACACTCGCAAAAGTGAATTCCATTCTAAAGAAAGTAACAACTTCCATGAATATACCAGAAGAGGCAACATTAAGAATTGAATTCGGAAACGAAGACACAGCGATGAGACAATACTTTGTATCCGAGATGAAGCCAATCGAAAACTCTCTTCTCATCCAATTAAAGGATGGAAAAACAGAATGCAAAGCATCTGCCAGCTGTGGTTTACCAAAAGATGTGGTTTCCTTTCCCAAACTAGAAAAAACAAGTTCTGCTTGTTGTTCGCCTAAAGCAACTATAGAAGATACGAATGAACCCGCAGGATGTTGTTAA
- a CDS encoding HDOD domain-containing protein, whose translation MNFQDIISQLETAKESRINFYFVTEEQNQEIYALLVHVMGYMDKLYLVEVIFTVLKELLMNANKANAKRDYFTRENLDIQNSGDYAKGMSRFQENIIMKWNEQLDRLDGGNYYISLLMKVEGKSIHFAVENNAPITKEELARVNRRIEVAKNYNDLSDAFTDVSDSTESAGLGLVLIQLLLKNSGIGSEKFKIFTNDKITRATLSVPEVTTPVEIQTDLKTKLLNEIDGLPPLPHSLTKIILLCNNPDSDLHMISQEIERNPALSADLLKLSNSAFFANRSQVSSILQAVKVVGLKNLRNLLYVSGVRKIMDGQYGKMMDVWDHSSRCSYYARYLATENNHTNKIADIIAVSALLHDIGKFLLLSVDRGFFKKIETYQRGADSGNSTLLEEMAIGLSHPQLGALLAEKWEFPLDLRVAIEYHHKPFLAPPELRDLVEVIYMANMMADYHEQKKGFYAIDKNLLAKFNLDNIDVFASAVNKIELLFKKSNE comes from the coding sequence GTGAATTTTCAAGATATTATCTCTCAATTAGAAACCGCAAAAGAATCTAGAATCAACTTTTACTTTGTCACAGAAGAACAAAATCAGGAGATATACGCATTACTTGTCCATGTAATGGGGTATATGGACAAGCTCTATTTAGTAGAAGTTATCTTCACCGTCCTAAAAGAACTTCTCATGAATGCCAATAAGGCAAACGCAAAACGCGATTATTTTACCCGTGAAAATTTAGACATCCAAAACTCAGGTGATTATGCAAAGGGAATGTCCCGATTCCAAGAAAACATCATCATGAAGTGGAATGAACAGTTGGATAGGTTAGACGGTGGAAATTACTACATAAGCCTTCTTATGAAAGTAGAAGGTAAATCCATCCACTTTGCTGTGGAAAACAACGCACCCATTACCAAAGAAGAATTAGCGCGAGTTAACCGAAGGATCGAAGTTGCGAAGAATTACAATGACCTTTCTGATGCATTCACTGACGTTTCAGACAGTACGGAGTCGGCCGGTTTAGGATTAGTACTCATCCAACTCTTATTAAAAAATTCAGGAATTGGTTCTGAAAAATTCAAAATCTTTACAAATGATAAAATAACGCGCGCTACATTGTCTGTACCGGAAGTCACTACGCCAGTAGAAATTCAAACAGACTTAAAAACAAAACTCTTAAATGAAATTGATGGGCTTCCGCCGTTACCTCATTCCCTTACAAAAATCATTCTTCTTTGTAACAATCCAGATTCTGACTTACATATGATCTCTCAAGAAATTGAAAGAAATCCGGCTCTTTCAGCAGATCTATTGAAACTCTCTAACTCTGCTTTTTTCGCCAACAGAAGCCAAGTGAGTTCTATCTTACAAGCGGTTAAGGTGGTTGGTCTGAAGAACTTACGAAACCTACTTTATGTTTCTGGAGTTCGTAAAATTATGGATGGCCAATACGGCAAAATGATGGATGTTTGGGATCATTCCAGCCGTTGCAGTTATTATGCAAGGTATCTAGCAACGGAAAACAATCACACAAATAAAATTGCCGATATCATTGCCGTTAGTGCTTTGTTACACGATATAGGAAAATTCCTTTTACTTTCTGTAGATCGAGGATTTTTCAAAAAAATTGAAACCTATCAAAGAGGTGCCGATTCTGGAAATTCAACTCTATTAGAAGAGATGGCGATTGGACTCAGTCATCCACAACTCGGTGCTCTTCTTGCCGAAAAATGGGAATTTCCTCTGGACCTTCGTGTTGCCATCGAGTACCATCACAAACCATTTTTAGCGCCACCGGAATTACGTGACCTTGTTGAAGTCATTTATATGGCCAATATGATGGCTGATTACCATGAACAGAAAAAAGGTTTTTATGCGATCGACAAAAACCTACTCGCAAAGTTTAATTTAGATAATATCGATGTGTTTGCTTCGGCGGTGAATAAAATCGAACTCCTATTCAAAAAATCAAATGAATGA
- a CDS encoding 6-hydroxymethylpterin diphosphokinase MptE-like protein produces the protein MENLSKNKGISVFFVDGISPNWSELKAKIQNISNTSPSPLSKWSLYITPSYERIFPELVNECRKGFQSPFLSDGVNQNTIQHFQRLWTHNYLKNRMALLGSKAKFEWLQSFSSQKRKVLFVGASPGLELDLSTIQKERNSFLIFASDTALGYLLANEVNPDYIVSFDSGRGTAYHFLLDIPSYIPIITWLGGASHIFDLPNPKILVNTGHPLDQIVEHQLKTGIGKEWPHYPNPSLNLLGMVLSITENIEGREFFVSGVSYVAERGKSHCKGTGYERFYLPETNRKKSLELITKRLYSGERKGKNLIAWEEMSRKGSKSIIRFLSESKEKSFQTKHKTTQLLQSFQGFPPSIADLAKWANQDHSGIIHRKTLTTWLRFSLS, from the coding sequence TTGGAAAACCTCTCAAAAAACAAAGGAATTTCTGTATTTTTTGTCGATGGAATATCCCCAAACTGGTCGGAACTAAAAGCCAAAATCCAAAACATCTCGAATACATCCCCATCGCCTCTTTCCAAATGGAGTTTGTACATTACACCTAGTTATGAACGAATTTTTCCTGAACTGGTGAACGAATGCCGAAAAGGTTTTCAATCTCCGTTTCTTTCTGATGGGGTCAATCAAAACACAATCCAACATTTCCAAAGATTATGGACTCACAACTACTTGAAAAATCGGATGGCACTACTTGGTTCAAAAGCTAAATTTGAATGGTTGCAATCCTTCTCTTCCCAAAAAAGAAAAGTGTTATTTGTGGGAGCAAGTCCAGGACTTGAGTTAGACCTATCTACCATCCAAAAAGAACGCAATTCATTTCTTATCTTTGCTAGTGATACTGCCCTTGGGTACTTACTTGCCAATGAAGTAAATCCAGATTACATAGTTTCCTTTGATTCTGGGCGTGGCACGGCTTACCATTTTTTGTTAGACATCCCTTCTTATATTCCCATCATTACTTGGTTAGGTGGGGCTTCTCATATCTTCGATTTACCCAACCCTAAAATTTTAGTCAATACGGGTCACCCCTTAGACCAAATTGTAGAACACCAACTCAAAACTGGGATCGGGAAGGAATGGCCTCATTATCCCAATCCCAGTTTGAATTTACTTGGTATGGTTTTATCGATTACAGAGAATATCGAAGGCAGAGAATTTTTTGTGAGTGGGGTGAGTTATGTGGCAGAACGCGGGAAGTCCCATTGCAAAGGGACTGGATATGAAAGATTTTACTTACCAGAAACCAATCGCAAAAAAAGTTTAGAACTCATCACCAAACGTCTGTATTCTGGTGAGAGGAAGGGCAAAAATTTAATTGCCTGGGAGGAGATGAGTCGAAAAGGATCTAAATCAATCATTCGGTTTCTCTCCGAATCCAAAGAAAAAAGTTTCCAAACAAAACATAAAACAACGCAATTATTACAATCTTTTCAGGGTTTTCCCCCATCAATAGCGGATCTGGCAAAGTGGGCCAACCAAGACCATTCCGGCATCATTCACAGGAAAACGCTCACCACTTGGTTGCGGTTTTCACTAAGTTAA
- a CDS encoding Cna protein B-type domain protein has protein sequence MRVRGIFTILVLISLAVVGCSRKKKSMPFWFLLGTGGAVSDAKDALSTPPDSNGVPLPPSGDSVGVTDPDEVPGNNSEQEVPNHGPARVIGTIVPVVSGVPANVVCGNPGAPQSPACIDLTLISVRIEVANGENNTLVATTNAGADGKFQFDLTDLPNNNYRVLINTGYGLNYTYQDFSFVFDPTQNPYTLVNVGNLLAERLYYGQGPAQFTGVITSPGFSGGGVTVPAGPIAGITVSILDASGNTVGSGVTNASGSYVISINPLPNGNYTVVYSGDSVEVSGQPFANTTEFIHFTFPGTNPNTVAQVDLGETSLPWMAATESDLHLTGNILNGAIPSDSTTAFTIKLKNEQGAVLQTVQITGNGSFAIEGSYLTNGVYYLEVSNPVFYTASRSFLFTASPAGGTKNVNLTDPIYIIAKPSFVTGFVKDASGNHVLGTVINVRPSANQAPSRLFYLKDDPTLGNAIKLWIAEALSAVAGTNCSLNQSGSICSCAVNPTAACLVTVQGSGPWAYQTYGNKLYEVNPTTKEVSFLGASGLWAYYISAPGFENYCGSNASPCSSYPLQVSLNGGNFNAGTISLTSIAARSQILGSISIRDTAPSANAVHTNQSGLFVVLLGNTTVDGSSLAHITTTSAGQFSFGGSSYVVTLPAILPVPFTNDEVGRVGYALYQLGSGLATTLSQTPGVARANDNTASIDIINGDEYNFRQSSYQLIVVDRVAPTYQSSYLSSASLRVDTSAVATNQYASSPAVFTVNGVVMHSPRATVTGVVTDAVSAQNVSGATVTLGRLVGGNFTADVHRDCSGGFDSPNCSVSSARTSGSDQVVGSVTSQSNGSYSFPFLSPGSYQLRVEKNGITTYFPVEVGTGGGTVVVNTPVITNDGRGHLTGSVRTPGGFSFLGTYSLEIVDPNGGTRRPSAGVQPTSIATGATIFSNASQYTIFNINAGRWKVRFVSAGYQTVEGIVDIQADVTTNFDIITFVPGSQTSGSISGRALSALYNTGVCNLTTRIRPGVNVKSGPYAIDANGVTINSVKTSTDGSYVIPSVPPGNYTLEVSGAGKRGDCTSVQENYSTTYRTVVSAGSETPANQNILVTPILQDNEIRVVLSWGAKPRDLDSHLQYGNSANDRIVWNNKTPLGAGNGSLDYDITTGYGPETITLQGTVWNQPNRYYSIYNWSGEALMGISGANVRIFKGSVGEVRNYSIAPNHSNRWWKIFCIAQDKSISDVGTAGCTASNFIERSMYSR, from the coding sequence ATGCGCGTTCGAGGAATATTTACAATTCTCGTTCTCATCTCTTTGGCGGTTGTGGGTTGTTCCCGCAAAAAGAAATCAATGCCATTCTGGTTCCTACTGGGAACAGGTGGTGCCGTATCAGATGCAAAGGATGCTTTGTCGACTCCACCTGACTCCAATGGAGTCCCTCTTCCTCCATCTGGTGATTCCGTAGGAGTCACTGATCCAGATGAAGTGCCTGGCAACAATTCCGAACAAGAAGTTCCGAACCATGGCCCAGCTCGAGTCATTGGAACCATCGTTCCTGTGGTTTCGGGTGTTCCCGCAAACGTAGTTTGTGGAAATCCTGGTGCTCCCCAGTCTCCGGCTTGTATCGATCTTACTTTAATCTCTGTTAGAATCGAAGTTGCCAATGGTGAAAACAACACTCTCGTAGCAACAACCAATGCAGGGGCTGATGGAAAATTCCAATTTGATTTAACTGACCTTCCCAATAACAACTATCGTGTATTGATTAATACAGGATATGGACTCAATTATACATACCAAGACTTTTCCTTTGTTTTTGATCCCACACAAAATCCTTATACCCTTGTGAATGTGGGAAATCTTCTCGCAGAACGATTGTACTACGGGCAAGGCCCAGCACAGTTTACGGGAGTCATCACAAGTCCTGGATTTTCTGGCGGAGGAGTGACAGTTCCCGCAGGTCCCATCGCTGGAATTACTGTTTCTATTCTGGATGCGAGCGGAAACACAGTAGGATCCGGAGTGACAAATGCCAGTGGGTCCTATGTCATTTCCATTAATCCATTGCCTAATGGAAATTATACGGTTGTCTATTCAGGAGATTCTGTCGAAGTCTCTGGCCAACCGTTTGCCAATACAACAGAGTTCATTCATTTTACCTTTCCTGGAACCAATCCAAACACAGTGGCACAAGTGGATTTGGGAGAAACAAGCCTTCCTTGGATGGCAGCAACGGAAAGTGATCTCCACCTAACGGGAAATATTCTAAATGGTGCCATTCCCTCCGATTCCACCACTGCATTCACTATCAAATTAAAGAACGAACAAGGCGCCGTTTTACAAACAGTGCAAATTACGGGGAATGGAAGTTTTGCCATCGAAGGAAGTTATCTTACCAACGGTGTGTATTACCTAGAAGTATCCAACCCTGTTTTTTACACAGCTTCTCGATCCTTTTTGTTTACTGCCTCTCCGGCTGGCGGGACTAAAAATGTAAACCTCACGGATCCGATTTATATTATCGCGAAACCTTCTTTTGTCACCGGCTTTGTAAAAGATGCTAGTGGAAACCATGTATTAGGGACAGTCATAAACGTAAGGCCTTCGGCTAACCAAGCTCCATCTCGCCTTTTTTATCTGAAAGATGATCCCACTTTAGGAAACGCCATCAAACTTTGGATTGCAGAGGCACTGAGTGCAGTGGCCGGAACTAACTGTTCCTTAAACCAATCAGGTTCCATTTGTTCTTGTGCGGTGAATCCAACTGCTGCTTGTTTGGTGACTGTGCAAGGGTCCGGCCCTTGGGCTTACCAAACCTATGGAAACAAACTGTATGAAGTAAATCCAACAACTAAGGAAGTTTCGTTTCTGGGAGCTAGTGGTCTTTGGGCTTATTATATTTCGGCTCCTGGATTTGAAAATTACTGCGGATCCAATGCCTCTCCTTGTTCTTCCTATCCATTACAAGTGAGTTTGAATGGTGGTAATTTCAATGCGGGAACGATTTCTTTGACATCGATTGCAGCTCGTTCCCAAATCCTTGGATCCATTTCCATTCGTGATACGGCACCATCTGCCAATGCAGTCCACACTAACCAATCAGGACTTTTTGTCGTATTACTCGGCAATACAACTGTGGACGGATCTAGTCTTGCTCATATCACAACCACTTCTGCTGGTCAGTTTAGTTTCGGTGGTAGTTCCTATGTGGTGACTTTACCTGCAATTCTGCCAGTTCCTTTTACCAATGATGAAGTGGGTCGTGTCGGTTATGCTTTGTATCAATTGGGTTCTGGCCTTGCGACAACTCTTTCGCAAACACCAGGTGTGGCTCGAGCAAATGATAACACTGCATCAATTGATATCATCAATGGAGACGAATACAATTTCCGCCAAAGTTCCTACCAACTCATCGTTGTGGACCGAGTGGCTCCGACTTACCAATCAAGTTATTTATCTTCTGCCAGCCTACGTGTAGATACCTCTGCTGTGGCTACAAACCAATATGCATCTAGTCCCGCAGTGTTTACCGTGAATGGAGTGGTAATGCATAGTCCAAGAGCTACAGTGACAGGAGTTGTCACTGATGCCGTATCCGCTCAAAATGTAAGTGGTGCCACTGTGACTCTCGGCCGATTGGTCGGTGGAAATTTTACCGCTGATGTTCACCGTGACTGTTCGGGTGGATTTGATTCTCCGAATTGTTCTGTTTCCTCCGCAAGGACTTCCGGCTCTGACCAAGTGGTTGGATCTGTGACTTCCCAATCAAATGGAAGTTATAGTTTCCCTTTCCTTTCTCCTGGTTCTTACCAACTACGTGTGGAAAAAAATGGAATCACCACTTACTTCCCTGTAGAAGTAGGAACTGGTGGCGGAACTGTGGTTGTGAACACTCCTGTCATTACAAACGATGGTCGTGGCCATCTAACAGGATCAGTACGAACTCCTGGTGGTTTTTCTTTCCTGGGAACTTATTCCTTAGAGATTGTAGATCCGAATGGAGGCACACGCCGTCCATCGGCAGGAGTACAACCGACTTCCATTGCAACGGGTGCTACCATTTTTTCCAATGCGAGCCAATACACAATTTTTAATATCAACGCCGGTCGTTGGAAGGTCCGTTTTGTTTCTGCAGGTTACCAAACGGTTGAAGGAATTGTCGATATCCAAGCAGATGTCACCACTAACTTTGATATCATTACCTTTGTTCCAGGAAGCCAAACTAGTGGATCCATTTCGGGAAGGGCTTTGTCGGCACTCTACAACACTGGAGTTTGTAACCTAACGACACGCATTCGACCTGGTGTGAATGTGAAGTCTGGTCCTTATGCAATTGATGCCAATGGCGTGACGATCAATTCTGTCAAAACCTCTACCGATGGCTCTTATGTGATCCCGTCAGTTCCACCTGGTAACTATACATTAGAAGTATCGGGTGCAGGGAAAAGAGGGGATTGTACTTCGGTGCAGGAAAATTATTCCACTACGTATCGAACCGTAGTCTCTGCAGGATCGGAAACACCGGCAAACCAAAACATATTAGTGACTCCGATCCTTCAAGATAATGAAATTCGAGTGGTGTTGTCCTGGGGAGCGAAACCTCGCGATTTGGATTCCCATTTACAATATGGAAACTCAGCAAATGATCGAATTGTTTGGAATAATAAAACTCCACTCGGTGCGGGTAACGGAAGTTTGGATTACGACATCACAACAGGATATGGTCCAGAGACCATCACTCTCCAAGGAACCGTTTGGAATCAACCCAATCGTTATTACAGCATTTACAATTGGTCTGGGGAAGCCCTTATGGGTATTTCTGGGGCCAATGTTCGGATCTTCAAAGGAAGTGTAGGAGAAGTGAGAAATTACTCCATAGCTCCAAACCATTCCAATCGTTGGTGGAAAATCTTCTGTATCGCACAAGATAAATCCATTTCGGATGTGGGAACGGCAGGTTGTACGGCTTCCAACTTTATTGAAAGATCAATGTATTCACGTTAG